In Meiothermus ruber DSM 1279, the following proteins share a genomic window:
- the sucC gene encoding ADP-forming succinate--CoA ligase subunit beta: protein MNLHEYQAKEILAKYGIPVPPGKIAFTADEAKQIASEYGDLVVIKAQVHTGGRGKAGGVKLARTPEEAREKATQILGLNINGFITKKVLVAKGLHIAKEYYAGMILDRVSQRVVLMLSKEGGVDIEEVAATRPQALIKYPIDPHKGLRPFEARELVKRAGMEGNLNKLADVLVKLYQAYVGIDASTAEINPLVITDSGEVVAADAKIVLDDNALYRHPDLTPLREFEAEHPLEVEASNYGFSYVKLDGNIGVIGNGAGLVMYTLDLVQRCGGKAANFLDIGGGAKADIVYNALKVVLKDPDVKGVFINIFGGITRADEVAKGVIRALDEGLLTKPVAMRVAGTAEEEAKTLLKGRPVYMYPTSVEAAKAIISMTGGTK, encoded by the coding sequence GTGAACCTACACGAGTATCAGGCCAAAGAGATCCTCGCCAAGTACGGCATCCCGGTTCCCCCCGGCAAGATCGCCTTTACTGCCGACGAGGCCAAGCAAATCGCCAGCGAGTACGGCGACCTGGTGGTCATCAAAGCCCAGGTGCACACCGGTGGGAGAGGCAAGGCCGGGGGCGTCAAGCTAGCCCGAACCCCTGAAGAGGCCCGTGAAAAGGCCACCCAGATACTGGGCCTTAACATCAACGGCTTTATCACCAAGAAAGTCCTGGTGGCCAAGGGTCTGCACATTGCAAAGGAATACTACGCAGGCATGATCCTGGATCGGGTGAGCCAGCGGGTGGTGTTAATGCTCTCCAAGGAAGGGGGAGTGGACATCGAAGAGGTGGCAGCCACCCGCCCTCAAGCCCTGATCAAATACCCCATCGACCCTCATAAGGGCCTGCGCCCCTTTGAAGCGCGCGAGCTGGTTAAACGCGCTGGCATGGAGGGCAACCTCAACAAGCTGGCCGATGTGCTGGTCAAACTCTACCAGGCTTATGTGGGTATTGATGCTTCTACCGCCGAGATCAACCCGCTGGTAATCACCGACTCCGGCGAGGTGGTCGCTGCCGACGCCAAAATTGTGCTGGATGACAACGCCCTCTACCGCCACCCCGACCTGACCCCGCTGCGCGAGTTCGAGGCCGAGCACCCCCTCGAGGTCGAGGCATCCAACTACGGCTTTAGTTACGTCAAGCTCGACGGCAACATTGGCGTTATCGGCAACGGCGCCGGGCTGGTCATGTACACCCTCGACCTGGTTCAGCGCTGCGGCGGCAAGGCAGCCAATTTCCTGGATATCGGAGGCGGTGCCAAAGCCGACATCGTGTACAACGCGCTCAAAGTAGTGCTTAAAGACCCCGACGTGAAAGGCGTCTTCATCAACATTTTTGGAGGCATTACCCGTGCCGACGAGGTCGCCAAGGGTGTCATTCGCGCGCTGGATGAAGGCCTCCTCACCAAACCAGTGGCTATGCGCGTCGCCGGTACTGCCGAGGAAGAAGCCAAAACCCTTCTGAAAGGCCGCCCCGTGTATATGTACCCCACCTCGGTTGAAGCCGCCAAAGCCATCATCTCGATGACGGGAGGTACGAAGTGA